The following nucleotide sequence is from Candidatus Cloacimonadota bacterium.
TCCCGCCATTATCCAATGCTTTATATATAGCTGGCTGGATCGAATTATAATTCGTTGAATTCGAAGGATCAACATAATATTTTTCTGCAAAACAAGTTCCGAAATAGAACATAAAAAATAATACTATTAAAACAACTCTTATTACGTAAAAGAGGGGCAGAGAGAAATGTAAAATTATGAATTTTGAATTATGAATGTAAAACATATTGGGTGAAAAGTGAAATGGGAGAAGTGAAATGAGGTTTTTATTTATTTTTTCAATTAATTTCAAGATAGCTTCCCCTAACTTTACAAACTGCATTTGGCAAAAAACCAAATAATTTAATTCCCATAATACTCCTATAATTTTCTAATAATTTTACGCTTTATATTTTGTGTAGAATTGAATAGGACAAAAATGTTTGTCAAATATTGTGAAAAATTTTTTGAAAATAAATCAAACTTTTAACAGTAACATAGATAGTTTTCATAAATTCGTAGAAGATGAATTATATACAGTAGAAAAATATGATAATATTAAAGATTTTCTATAATTAAAAAAAATAATTAAATCTTTTGACAATAATTTTGCTTTTCTGTGAATCTGTCTCTCAATTGTGGGTGGTTAGCTCAGTTGGTTAGAGTGCTACGTTGACATCGTAGAGGTCACTGGTTCGAATCCAGTACTACCCACCATTTTGTTTTCTAAGATACTTAATACATTCCACTTATCAATTTTAAACGAATATTAATACTGAATAGAATTTCGACCGAATTAGGCAGTAAAAAAGAGGTTTATGTTACAAATCTACACTGGAAATGGCAAAGGAAAAACCACGGCAGCTATCGGGTTGGCAATCAGATTTCTTGGGCATAAAAAAAGAGTTTGCCTTATTCAATTTATGAAGAAAAATTTTTCTTACGGGGAAATTAAACTTTTACAACAAATCGAAAATATTGATGTTTTCCAATTTGGAACACCAGACTTGATTGATAAAAAAAATCCTAAAGAGATTGATTTCCAAGAAGCTGAAAAAGGAATTGCAAAAGCAAAGAAAATCTTAGAGGATGCTAAATACGATTTAGTCATTTTGGATGAATTGAACGTTGCTCTTGATTTTGGACTTTTAAATTTGGAGAAAGTGATCCCAATAATTAAGAAATATAAAAATATCGAGTTGGTCATTACCGGACGTTATGCTCCTCCTGAATTGATCGAATTAGCTGACTTGGTAACTGAGATGAAAGAAATAAAACATTATTATAAAAATGGTGTGATAGCTGCAAAGGGTAGAGAATTTTAATTTTTCACCTGCGAGTTAGTCCGCCTTTAATACGAGAGGATTATTAGATGAAAGTAACAGATAATGCGTTAGCAGTTTTAAAAAAACGATATTTTCAAAAAGATGAAAATGGAAATTGCATTGAAGATGCGCAAGGAATGCTCACACGAGTTAGCACAAATATCGCAGGAAAGAATAAAGCAAAAGCGAAAAAATATTTTGATGTTATGGACAATCGTTATTTTCTGCCCAACTCACCCACGTTGATGAATGCAGGGAACGATCTTCAACAGCTTTCTGCCTGCTTTGTTTTACCAATCGAAGATAGCATGGAAAATATTTTCGAGTCCGTAAAGAATGCTGCCTTAATTCATAAATCCGGTGGGGGAACCGGTTTTTCATTCTCAAAATTGCGTGAGCGAAATGCACTGGTTCGATCTACGAGCGGTGTGTCCAGCGGTCCTATAACATTTATGAAGGTGTTTAATTCCGCCACAGATGCGGTGAAACAAGGTGGCACTCGCCGTGGTGCGAATATGGCCATTCTTAATGTGGATCATCCGGATATTCTTGAATTTATTACTGCTAAAGAAGATGATAAAGAACTCACAAATTTTAATATTAGTGTGGGAATTACAAAAAAATTTATGGATGCTGTTGAAGCTGATGAAGAATATCAACTTATATCACCTCATTCCGGTGAAGTTTCAAAATCATTAAAAGCTGCCGAAGTTTTTGACTTGATTGTGAGCATGGCTTACAAGAACGGTGAACCGGGGATAGTCTTTCTCGATAGATTGAATGAGTATAATCCCACTCCCGAAATAGGCAAAATCGAAGCAACAAATCCATGTGGCGAGCAACCACTTTTGCCAAATGAAGCCTGTAATCTTGGTTCCATCAATCTTGCACTTATGGTTAATGACAAAATAGTCAATTGGGATTTGCTAAAACAGACCGTTTATACTGCAACGGAATTCTTGGACGATGTGATTGATCATTCCAAATTTCCTCTTCCTCAAATTGATGAACAGTCTAAAGCAAATCGCAAAATTGGGCTTGGAATAATGGGCTGGTCGGATATGCTAGTGCAAATGGAAATTCCCTATGATTCTGAAGAAGGTTTAGAACTTGCCAAGGAAGTGATGGAGTTTATTGATTTTCATTCAAAATATAAATCATTGCAAATTGCCAAAAAAAAAGAACCATTTCAAAATTTTCAGGGAAGCACTTATCATACCGGAGAATTTCGAAGAGAATCAACCAAACTGGATTGGGATAGTTTGCTTAAAGATATACAAAAGTACGGAATTCGAAATTCTACTACAACCACGATTGCTCCCACCG
It contains:
- a CDS encoding cob(I)yrinic acid a,c-diamide adenosyltransferase, whose product is MLQIYTGNGKGKTTAAIGLAIRFLGHKKRVCLIQFMKKNFSYGEIKLLQQIENIDVFQFGTPDLIDKKNPKEIDFQEAEKGIAKAKKILEDAKYDLVILDELNVALDFGLLNLEKVIPIIKKYKNIELVITGRYAPPELIELADLVTEMKEIKHYYKNGVIAAKGREF
- a CDS encoding vitamin B12-dependent ribonucleotide reductase — its product is MKVTDNALAVLKKRYFQKDENGNCIEDAQGMLTRVSTNIAGKNKAKAKKYFDVMDNRYFLPNSPTLMNAGNDLQQLSACFVLPIEDSMENIFESVKNAALIHKSGGGTGFSFSKLRERNALVRSTSGVSSGPITFMKVFNSATDAVKQGGTRRGANMAILNVDHPDILEFITAKEDDKELTNFNISVGITKKFMDAVEADEEYQLISPHSGEVSKSLKAAEVFDLIVSMAYKNGEPGIVFLDRLNEYNPTPEIGKIEATNPCGEQPLLPNEACNLGSINLALMVNDKIVNWDLLKQTVYTATEFLDDVIDHSKFPLPQIDEQSKANRKIGLGIMGWSDMLVQMEIPYDSEEGLELAKEVMEFIDFHSKYKSLQIAKKKEPFQNFQGSTYHTGEFRRESTKLDWDSLLKDIQKYGIRNSTTTTIAPTGTISMIADTSSGVEPNFSLVYVKKVMDDDKLLYVNKYFEEIARKTGFYSKELMEDVSGKGSLISIKEIPKEVKKVFVTSHDIKPEWHIRMQAAFQQYVDNAVSKTINFSNSATKEDINIAYKLAYQLGCKGVTVYRDGSRSEQVLNVGKKVREQEKTRVAPRKRSETTLGVTKKMNTGCGYLYVTINVDETGICEVFAQIGKVGGCASAQLEAIARLISLALRSNVKVESIIKQLRFIRCPNPTWRKGKKILSCADAVAIALEEFIAQNGHGIKQILSITLDEKNENEKPKTRIQSLKGQQALCPECGAKVEYKEGCRTCPVCGWSKCS